Proteins found in one Diorhabda carinulata isolate Delta chromosome 11, icDioCari1.1, whole genome shotgun sequence genomic segment:
- the LOC130899516 gene encoding putative uncharacterized protein DDB_G0282133 isoform X2 translates to MDTETGEMIVKRVSVPLGLEELMEGLVKEVLLKKPDDIYLFAARYFAHLLSIRDKSQIPHCKTRTLRSVQTLIDKPEKFSSIKASRLSKQFSVRDDASDTPIITQKPKMYSRNELKYKRRHTGPPAILEIAQKDDIRKKYARSVSTEKYKPILESKNRNSKEKSNDSIQKISNSYKTSYTGSKQSVPTKKRDKDIVDTAMKNSKTLYKGGIKIDQEKIPTNLKAERNEEKLKESSSSTGADVKSLPPDDGTSRESNELLIGQNHDFTKTDNQTPTLSKDDREVSKIDNGKTEKPNVEDQQHKNPQQSELKSIKTLTDDEISRILLTSISNDGTNAHENKDKKDSSTNEMKISELKNDNAGETTSIVFDTSTKETQNINKNISLETTDKIQQQKPTVDVISDDSLELNEDLEDDVLDKEIKEFTNKEKLDETQANPPETGKVSIEIFEEKRKENNAAEMTKNKSVDGLIHAELNTFEIENEHIEQNDNEYDKKMSRSNDRDYNSGNEITTESLKRVDTTESNYTNKDKDVIIEKVDTKNIGITESDSKKENGQKLNNNLSIVGGGKSEAEITDNVNNTGIKDEEYKSESATLRKIESSGETIFKNFDEEVANAKIMSENTGEYKNGSTQLNDSIDKKLDSNILSEGSDGMRTGVEITSIETDNSTNFNQLSEHENETESGAKNEQLVSILTTGDSTKSENNGNRILETSSHNKGDNEIADENMRNSYDLNHTISKNNNVELSGASNENNKPENISEDMDYSSKNGTYTINVLKTTHSDDAQNTLSDCNGVFTDEHSSSGNTSAREEDLGIHGEMNEELKTTKTTENGENVAAEIKEIVKGDTIFPEVNSKNIETTEDNIKTPMNVINTETEKHKTQDVKNGIEQETPNSNINYSEEYKNRKTENIIVRAMENSEKIIDSEAEKTGKIEDAFHEKNISNDFAREYSSNEGHETTNDNDKHKKVQDMESASKLIQQTNVLETDDSSSDLKSLKSNSEDVHILSVGNDNTKTDSPLGTNLEETDMVDRVAKNYVNYIIDNDRIMQLHTNSSGEDVDNHISTTNESQGDNGGKSDITSEDKNGVLTKTSAKDSSCNENDNKTQNKSLVGDNNNQMDSNFIEVQNEQHADSDKRETDEIITKSEVCGLTTSTAMNHHIKYNDDFQNKQYDKSDQNKELIKLNQNAGKNQIQSELDDREINNNETRQGTSFNPSTASTEDDNEKIIEKDADDSEHTKKQFPNKDLIEATLSISENGLIVNKVKHFLIDFIKSEQQHVYKIKPTDDPEIKRRSEELIENRSVPGEISSSKLREELKKVEEESQFTNFNSTFNPILLHKEIEEVYKNKVSNGKISIGQVDDQLDKYDLEPDKLEKTVNSVLKIQSMWRAFMVRKALKKVSLEPGNIIKTPVNGTGNVNINKTENIRNSNVIEENKYAYSSFTNFEKLVEAVLRIQATWRGFIVRKNIKHIDRRKIGVTDSAIKNDNELKQRAKDSKCNETIPYNTTNMSKQLADSDLDNTELKKIAVAVVRIQAMWKGYKVRNHKKKNSYNIDLKKETRIDANTNISLETHVVVEGESKDNKDAATSENSWSKKREVRKNPDILSEVYAAIIIQKLWRGFRIRKTLLNRNNDKSSSPTEESARKKAPIESPPENIAHMQGKLESIQETKFEDKEDIIKVDKKSENQKINLYNKGRDTYFSKDSTDSQSTVIHNESQDSSKISLPRFRSESIDPLLNEISNYPITKEENLLDDYQNKLLNKISGKEEENYDDLKSLEKIITPRATDDLNLESFKTSDSAFGSVLPKVDKIESRDKKLTRSLGSKLEILEEEEGSNVEEDKNEMDHISEKTRANDKMQNTQNSEKIKIENIDTLNESKNDKTNFIDDNKSSSLDEIKNNTLNDNGHVDNKKGEDKLKNTLEVDIKLKNKSESNLPNVGVEYETKDYPEVKIETGSNEIDKNGLKNNCVDQKEVGSYSELRKEIDHNLDPRSESNINAGSKDSEEMVDSNNEFNNTIVSNGCDTKLLEYEHEVREIEGNEFVTKENMSIDSLPNKEVEHKLKEISKIKIENKQTDAAINSGLNENHFESNELRNNCEVKKDIDDYSKLKKEMSIPSESSSETNVKGKTNDSEQKVDNNIKINNKIGSNDSGSKLLEYEHGTRETEENQFSPNNFLTHITSTNGSTNKRHPDIENVGNNNGKTTNCAPSSSNNFQKVEKVPIDQNKISISIPIEKKLEQDKGMNGSLYKDIGSERKLLELKSDPKIEAEKHMNSLELHNSMGVKNEIDNAENTSVSSSNLENNGKMEIGGNSTVSNIKLEEKKHSSDNVVDAIKSYVAAENSIDGKITPFPVFQNDQQDSSSLHTEKGRDLYTFCSIPTPFSTNDKVGEYSPPIDVEHPLSSSNKYKANENEMKQSEVLKNGTLVIPLPIEVQKTLKEQKKENSIAGEVKKSASLEGLSSLLSNTSMHSGKHDTVMVPVDQHESIDIGRSQPISVKLCQTSDAENMTSQRPPSTRNVTDVSTDAAVEQKNAQKLGKGDLQQPKAENGYSADNSISQRETMESEKRRKIDRGRNMEAEAATKIQAGFRGYQVRKQLKLKNGSSDMNTRKSSMKSKSSGSDTSKSQSSDLEQQSAVKIQAGVRGFLVRRRQKKQSNQA, encoded by the exons ATGGATACAGAAACAGGAGAGATGATAGTCAAAAGGGTGAGTGTTCCTTTAGGGTTGGAAGAATTAATGGAGGGATTGGTAAAGGAAGTTCTGTTGAAGAAACCTGATGATATTTATCTTTTTGCTGCAAGATATTTTGCCCACTTACTCAGTATCCGAGATAAAAGTCAGATACCTCACTGCAAAA CAAGAACACTAAGGAGTGTACAAACTTTAATAGATAAACCTGAGAAGTTTTCATCGATCAAGGCCTCTAGACTGTCTAAGCAATTTAGTGTTAGAGATGATGCCTCAGATACTCCAATTATTACCCAAAAACCCAAAATGTACTCTAGAAACGAGCTTAAATATAAACGAAGACATACAGGACCTCCAGCCATTTTAGAAATTGCTCAAAAAGATGACATACGAAAGAAGTATGCCAGAAGTGTTTCAACTGAAAAGTATAAGCCTATACTGGAATCGAAGAATAGAAATAGTAAAGAGAAATCGAATGATTctatccaaaaaattagtaatagTTATAAAACATCATATACTGGTAGTAAACAATCAGTACCCACCAAAAAAAGGGATAAGGATATTGTGGACACAGCcatgaaaaattctaaaacGTTATACAAAGGAGGTATAAAAATCGATCAAGAAAAGATACCAACTAATCTAAAGGCAGAACGTAACGAAGAGAAACTGAAAGAATCTAGCAGTAGTACTGGTGCTGATGTAAAATCGCTTCCTCCAGATGATGGAACAAGTAGAGAAAGTAATGAGCTACTGATTGGGCAAAATCATGATTTCACTAAAACCGATAATCAAACTCCAACTTTATCTAAAGACGATAGAGAAGTTTCTAAAATAGATAATGGGAAAACTGAGAAACCAAACGTTGAAGATCAACAGCACAAAAATCCCCAACAAAGTGAGTTGAAATCTATCAAAACGTTAACTGATGATGAAATTAGTAGAATATTGTTAACTAGTATATCTAATGATGGTACAAATGCTCACGAGAATAAAGATAAGAAAGATTCATctacaaatgaaatgaaaatatcggaattaaaaaatgataatgcgGGCGAAACTACGTCGATAGTATTTGACACCAGTACTAAGGAAACAcagaatattaacaaaaatatctcTCTGGAAACAACTGATaaaattcaacaacaaaaacCTACGGTAGATGTTATTAGTGACGATAGTTTGGAATTGAATGAAGACTTGGAAGATGATGTATTagataaagaaattaaagagttcacaaacaaagaaaaattggaTGAAACTCAAGCAAACCCTCCAGAGACGGGCAAagtttcaatagaaatattcgAGGAGAAAAGGAAGGAAAACAATGCCgcagaaatgacaaaaaataaatcagtagATGGATTGATACATGCAGAACTTAATACCtttgaaatagaaaacgaaCACATAGAGCAAAATGAcaatgaatatgataaaaaaatgtcaagaaGTAATGACAGAGATTACAATAGTGGCAATGAAATCACCACAGAAAGTCTGAAAAGAGTTGATACAACTGAAAGTAATTATACTAATAAGGATAAAGAtgtaattatagaaaaagtaGATACAAAGAATATCGGCATTACAGAAAGCGATTCTAAGAAAGAGAATGgacaaaaattaaacaataatcTTTCAATAGTTGGTGGTGGTAAATCAGAGGCAGAAATTACAGATAACGTTAATAATACTGGCATTAAAGATGAAGAATATAAATCTGAATCTGCAACTTTAAGAAAGATAGAATCATCAggagaaacaatttttaaaaattttgatgaagAAGTAGCTAATGCAAAAATAATGTCTGAAAATACTGGCGAATACAAAAATGGATCGACACAGCTAAATGATTCTATTGATAAGAAACTAGATAGTAATATTCTATCTGAGGGAAGTGATGGTATGAGAACAGGAGTAGAAATTACTAGTATAGAAACTGATAACAGCACTAATTTTAATCAACTTTCAGAACATGAAAATGAAACGGAAAGTGGAGCGAAGAATGAACAATTAGTTTCTATACTAACCACAGGGGATAGTACAAAATCAGAGAATAATGGAAATAGAATTCTGGAAACTAGTTCACACAATAAAGGAGACAACGAGATAGCGGATGAAAACATGAGAAATTCTTATGACTTGAACCATAccataagtaaaaataataatgtagaATTATCTGGAGCaagcaatgaaaataataaacctgAGAATATTTCAGAAGATATGgattattcatcaaaaaatgGAACTTATACAATTAATGTTCTTAAAACAACACATTCCGATGATGCTCAAAACACATTAAGTGATTGTAACGGTGTATTTACTGATGAACATTCATCTAGTGGAAACACTTCTGCCCGCGAAGAGGATCTTGGAATCCATGGAGAAATGAACGAAGAACTCAAAACAACTAAAACAacagaaaatggagaaaatgtCGCTGCTGAAATAAAAGAGATCGTCAAAGGAGATACAATATTCCCCGAAGTGAATTCCAAGAATATTGAAACTACGGAAGATAACATAAAAACTCCGATGAATGTTATTAATACGGAAActgaaaaacataaaacacaAGATGTTAAAAACGGAATCGAACAAGAAACCCCgaattcaaatatcaattactcagaagaatacaaaaatagaaagactgaaaatattatagttcGGGCTATGGAGaacagtgaaaaaataattgattctgAAGCTGAAAAAACAGGAAAGATTGAAGATGCTTTCCATGAAAAAAACATAAGTAATGATTTTGCGAGAGAATACTCTTCTAATGAAGGTCACGAAACGACAAATGATAATGATAAACATAAGAAGGTTCAAGATATGGAATCAGCAAGTAAATTGATACAACAAACCAATGTACTTGAAACAGATGATAGTTCTTCGGATCTAAAATCTCTGAAAAGTAACTCCGAGGATGTGCACATACTTAGTGTTGGAAATGATAATACAAAGACAGATTCGCCACTTGGTACAAATTTGGAAGAAACTGATATGGTAGATCGGGTAGCTAAGAATTATGTCAATTATATTATCGATAACGATAGAATAATGCAACTTCATACTAATAGCTCTGGTGAAGACGTTGATAACCATATTTCCACAACTAATGAATCGCAAGGTGACAATGGTGGTAAAAGCGATATAACGTCAGAAGATAAAAATGGAGTACTAACGAAAACCAGTGCCAAGGATTCAAGTTGCAATGAGAATgataataaaactcaaaataaatcattagttggcgataataataaccaaatGGACTCAAATTTCATAGAAGTACAGAACGAACAACATGCAGATAGTGACAAACGTGAAACTGACGAAATTATTACTAAAAGTGAAGTTTGTGGTCTAACCACATCTACCGCAATGAATCATCATATCAAATATAatgatgattttcaaaataaacagtaTGATAAATCTGATCAGAAtaaagaattgataaaattgaatcagAATGCTGggaaaaatcaaattcaatctGAGCTTGATGATAGGGAGATTAACAATAATGAAACTAGACAAGGTACAAGTTTTAATCCAAGCACTGCGTCAACGGAagatgataatgaaaaaattatagagaaagATGCGGATGATTCCGAACACACAAAGAAACAATTCCCTAATAAAGATTTGATTGAAGCAACTCTTTCTATTTCAGAAAACGGATTGATTGTCAATAAGGTCAAACATTTTCTCATTGATTTCATAAAATCAGAGCAGCAGCATGTCTATAAGATTAAACCTACGGATGACCCAGAGATTAAGAGACGTAGTGAAGAACTAATTGAAAATAGAAGCGTGCCaggcgaaatatcaagttctaAGCTTCGCGAAGAATTGAAGAAGGTTGAAGAAGAATCTCAATTCACTAATTTCAATTCTACTTTTAATCCAATTCTACTACacaaagaaatagaagaagttTATAAGAACAAAGTATCTAACGGGAAAATTTCCATTGGTCAAGTTGATGATCAATTGGACAAATATGACTTAGAACCagataaattggaaaaaaccgTTAACTCTGTTCTAAAAATCCAATCTATGTGGAGAGCATTCATGGTTAGAAAAGCCCTTAAGAAGGTGAGTCTTGAACCaggtaatattataaaaacgCCAGTGAATGGCACCGGGAAcgtaaatatcaataaaacagAGAATATAAGAAATAGTAATGTCATTGAAGAAAATAAGTATGCGTATTCCAGTTTTACGAACTTTGAGAAACTAGTTGAAGCTGTCTTGAGAATTCAAGCCACTTGGAGAGGATTTATTgttagaaaaaatatcaaacacaTTGACAGACGGAAGATTGGCGTAACAGATAGCGCAATAAAGAATGATAATGAACTAAAACAGAGAGCAAAAGATAGTAAATGTAATGAAACTATTCCATATAATACTACAAATATGAGTAAGCAATTAGCAGATTCCGATTTAGACAATACAGAGCTGAAGAAAATTGCGGTCGCTGTGGTGAGGATTCAAGCAATGTGGAAAGGTTACAAGGTACGaaatcataagaaaaaaaattcttacaacATAGATTTGAAAAAGGAAACCAGAATTGACGCAAATACCAATATTTCATTAGAAACACATGTAGTGGTTGAGGGTGAATCTAAGGATAATAAGGATGCGGCAACGTCTGAAAATTCTTGGAGTAAAAAAAGAGAAGTTCGGAAGAATCCAGATATTTTGTCGGAAGTATATGCTgcaataattattcaaaaactttgGAGGGGTTTTAGAAttagaaaaactttattaaatagaaataatgacAAATCTAGCTCTCCTACAGAAGAAAGCGCCAGGAAGAAGGCACCAATAGAAAGTCCGCCAGAAA ACATCGCCCATATGCAAGGAAAACTAGAGAGTATACAAGAAACGAAATTTGAG GATAAAGAAGATATtattaaagttgataaaaaatcgGAGAATCAAAAGATCAATTTGTATAACAAAGGACGAGATACGTACTTCAGTAAAGATTCAACTGACTCTCAAAGCACGGTGATACACAACGAAAGTCAGGATAGTTCTAAAATCTCATTGCCACGTTTTCGTTCAGAAAGTATAGATcctttattaaatgaaatttccaACTACCCTataacaaaagaagaaaatctTCTTGATGATTACCAAAATAAGTTGTTAAATAAGATTTCtggtaaagaagaagaaaattatgatGATTTGAAAAGCTTGGAGAAAATAATAACCCCCAGAGCTACGGACGATCTTAATTTAGAATCTTTTAAAACTAGTGATTCAGCATTTGGTTCTGTTTTACCTAAAGTCGATAAAATCGAATcaagagataaaaaattaacaagatCATTGGGATCAAAGCTAGAgatattagaagaagaagaaggatcCAATGtagaagaagataaaaatgaaatggatCATATTTCTGAAAAGACTAGAGCAAATGATAAAATGCAGAATAcacaaaatagtgaaaaaattaaaattgaaaatatagataCGTTGAATGAAtctaaaaatgacaaaacgAATTTTATTGACGATAATAAAAGTTCGAGTTTGGATGAGATAAAAAACAATACGCTTAATGATAATGGTCatgtagataataaaaaaggAGAAGATAAGCTTAAAAATACATTAGAAGTtgacataaaattaaaaaacaagagCGAAAGTAATTTACCCAATGTAGGAGTCGAGTACGAAACAAAAGATTATCCAGAAGTAAAAATCGAAACAGGAAGcaatgaaatagataaaaatggATTGAAAAACAATTGTGTAGATCAAAAAGAAGTAGGTAGTTATAGTGAACTGAGAAAAGAAATAGACCATAACTTGGATCCAAGATCAGAATCAAATATCAATGCAGGATCCAAAGATTCCGAAGAAATGGTAGACAGTAATAATGAATTCAATAATACAATTGTCAGTAATGGCTGTGATACCAAGCTATTAGAATATGAACATGAGGTAAGAGAAATTGAAGGAAATGAGTTTGTGACAAAGGAAAATATGAGTATAGATAGTTTACCCAATAAAGAAGTAGAGCATAAATTAAAAGAGATTTCgaagataaaaatagaaaacaaacaaacagaTGCTGCAATTAATAGTGGCTTAAATGAGAATCATTTTGAGAGTAATGAATTGAGAAATAATTGTGAGGTTAAGAAAGATATAGATGATTATAGTAAACTGAAAAAAGAAATGAGCATTCCATCAGAATCTAGTTCTGAAACCAATGTCAAAGGTAAAACGAACGATTCGGAACAAAAGGTAgacaataatattaaaattaataataaaattggaagtAATGACAGTGGAAGCAAACTATTAGAATATGAACATGGAACGAGGGAAActgaagaaaatcaattttctccGAATAATTTTCTAACACACATCACTTCTACCAACGGAAGTACAAATAAAAGACACCCGGACATCGAAAACGTTGGCAATAATAATGGGAAAACAACTAATTGCGCTCCCAGCTCCTCTAATAATTTCCAAAAGGTTGAGAAGGTTCCtattgatcaaaataaaatttctatttctattcctATTGAAAAAAAGCTAGAGCAAGATAAAGGAATGAATGGAAGTTTATACAAGGACATTGGGAGCGAACGAAAGTTATTAGAATTAAAATCAGACCCCAAGATAGAAGCTGAGAAGCACATGAATAGTCTAGAATTACACAATTCTATGGgagtaaaaaatgaaatagataaCGCTGAAAATACTTCTGTAAGTAGCTCTAATTTAGAGAACAATGGAAAGATGGAAATTGGAGGAAATAGTACCgtgtcaaatataaaattggaagaaaaaaaacataGCAGTGACAATGTTGTAGATGCTATTAAATCGTATGTAGCTGCGGAAAACAGTATCGATGGAAAAATAACACCGTTTCCTGTATTTCAAAATGACCAACAAG ATTCATCTTCTCTACATACAGAAAAAGGTAGGGATCTATATACATTCTGTTCAATACCCACACCTTTTTCTACAAATGATAAAGTCGGTGAATATTCTCCACCAATTGATGTAGAACATCCGTTATCTTCTAGTAATAAATATAAggcaaatgaaaatgaaatgaaacaaaGTGAAGTTCTTAAAAATGGGACGTTAGTTATACCACTTCCTATTGAAGTGCAAAAAACATTGaaag aacagaaaaaagaaaattcaatagcTGGAGAAGTAAAAAAATCCGCTTCTTTAGAAGGACTTTCTTCGTTATTATCAAATACTAGCATGCATTCAGGAAAACACGATACTGTTATGGTCCCAGTCGATCAACATGAAAGTATTGATATTGGCAGAAGTCAACCTATATCTGTTAAATTATGCCAGACTTCAG